A part of Streptomyces sp. DSM 40750 genomic DNA contains:
- the metK gene encoding methionine adenosyltransferase, whose translation MSRRLFTSESVTEGHPDKIADQISDAILDALLREDPQSRVAVETLITTGLVHVAGEVTTKAYAPIAQLVRDTILDIGYDSSKKGFDGASCGVSVSIGSQSPDIAQGVDTAYESRVEGDEDELDRQGAGDQGLMFGYATDETPTLMPLPIFLAHRLSKRLSEVRKNGTIPYLRPDGKTQVTIEYDGDKAVRLDTVVVSSQHASDIDLESLLAPDIREFVVEPELKALLDDGIKLDTEGYRLLVNPTGRFEIGGPMGDAGLTGRKIIIDTYGGMARHGGGAFSGKDPSKVDRSAAYAMRWVAKNVVAAGLASRCEVQVAYAIGKAEPVGLFVETFGTAKVDTEKIEKAIDEVFDLRPAAIIRDLDLLRPIYGQTAAYGHFGRELPEFTWERTDRVEALRKATGL comes from the coding sequence GTGTCCCGTCGTCTGTTCACCTCGGAGTCAGTGACCGAGGGTCACCCCGACAAGATCGCTGACCAGATCAGCGATGCCATTCTCGATGCGCTCCTGCGCGAGGACCCCCAGTCCCGTGTCGCAGTGGAGACGCTCATCACGACCGGCCTGGTGCACGTGGCCGGCGAGGTCACGACCAAGGCGTATGCGCCGATCGCCCAGCTGGTCCGCGACACCATCCTGGACATCGGCTACGACTCGTCGAAGAAGGGCTTCGACGGCGCCTCCTGCGGTGTGTCGGTGTCGATCGGCTCGCAGTCCCCGGACATCGCGCAGGGTGTCGACACGGCCTACGAGTCCCGGGTCGAGGGTGACGAGGACGAGCTGGACCGCCAGGGTGCGGGCGATCAGGGTCTGATGTTCGGCTACGCGACGGACGAGACGCCGACGCTGATGCCGCTCCCGATCTTCCTGGCGCACCGCCTGTCGAAGCGCCTGTCCGAGGTCCGCAAGAACGGCACGATCCCCTACCTGCGTCCGGACGGAAAGACGCAGGTCACCATCGAGTACGACGGTGACAAGGCGGTCCGTCTGGACACGGTGGTCGTCTCCTCGCAGCACGCCAGCGACATCGACCTGGAGTCCCTCCTGGCCCCCGACATCCGTGAGTTCGTGGTGGAGCCGGAGCTGAAGGCCCTCCTGGACGACGGCATCAAGCTGGACACCGAGGGCTACCGCCTGCTGGTCAACCCGACGGGCCGCTTCGAGATCGGCGGCCCGATGGGCGACGCCGGCCTCACCGGCCGCAAGATCATCATCGACACCTACGGCGGCATGGCCCGCCACGGCGGTGGCGCCTTCTCCGGCAAGGACCCGTCCAAGGTGGACCGTTCGGCGGCGTACGCGATGCGCTGGGTCGCCAAGAACGTCGTCGCGGCGGGCCTCGCCTCCCGCTGCGAGGTCCAGGTCGCCTACGCCATCGGCAAGGCCGAGCCCGTCGGCCTCTTCGTCGAGACCTTCGGCACCGCCAAGGTCGACACCGAGAAGATCGAGAAGGCCATCGACGAGGTCTTCGACCTCCGCCCGGCCGCCATCATCCGCGACCTCGACCTCCTCCGCCCGATCTACGGCCAGACCGCCGCCTACGGCCACTTCGGCCGCGAACTCCCGGAGTTCACCTGGGAGCGCACGGACCGCGTCGAGGCCCTGCGCAAGGCGACGGGGCTGTAA
- the coaBC gene encoding bifunctional phosphopantothenoylcysteine decarboxylase/phosphopantothenate--cysteine ligase CoaBC: MGKPKVVLGVSGGIAAYKACELLRRLTESGHDVRVVPTDSALHFVGAATWSALSGNPVSTEVWDSVHEVPHVRIGQEADLVIVAPATADMLAKAAHGLADDLLTNTLLTARCPVVFAPAMHTEMWEHPATQENVATLRRRGALVIDPAVGRLTGVDTGRGRLPDPAEIFEVCRRVLARGVTEPDLVGRHVVVTAGGTREPLDPVRFLGNRSSGKQGYALARTAAARGARVTLIEANTGLPDPAGVDLVRVGTAVQLREAVLKAAPDADVVVMAAAVADFRPETYAAGKIKKKEGREPEPIVLVRNPDILAEISADRSRPGQVVVGFAAETDDVLANGRAKLARKGCDLLVVNEVGERKTFGSEENEAVVLGADGSETPVPYGPKEALAEMVWDLVASRLD, translated from the coding sequence GTGGGCAAGCCGAAGGTCGTTCTGGGGGTCAGCGGTGGTATCGCCGCCTACAAGGCGTGCGAGCTGCTGCGCCGGCTGACCGAGTCCGGTCATGACGTACGGGTCGTACCGACCGACTCCGCGCTGCACTTCGTCGGCGCCGCCACCTGGTCCGCGCTCTCCGGCAACCCCGTCTCCACCGAGGTGTGGGACAGCGTCCACGAGGTGCCGCACGTCCGCATCGGCCAGGAGGCCGACCTGGTGATCGTGGCCCCGGCGACCGCCGACATGCTGGCCAAGGCCGCCCACGGCCTCGCCGACGACCTCCTCACGAACACCCTCCTGACCGCCCGCTGCCCGGTTGTCTTCGCCCCCGCCATGCATACCGAGATGTGGGAGCACCCGGCCACCCAGGAGAACGTGGCCACGCTCCGCCGCCGCGGCGCCCTCGTCATCGACCCCGCCGTGGGCCGACTGACCGGCGTCGACACCGGCAGGGGCCGGCTGCCGGACCCCGCGGAGATCTTCGAGGTCTGCCGCCGAGTGCTGGCCCGGGGCGTCACCGAGCCGGACCTCGTCGGCCGGCACGTCGTTGTGACCGCCGGCGGCACCCGAGAGCCCCTCGACCCGGTCCGCTTCCTCGGCAACCGCTCTTCCGGCAAGCAGGGCTATGCCCTGGCGCGTACGGCCGCCGCGCGGGGCGCCCGGGTCACGCTGATCGAGGCGAACACCGGGCTGCCGGACCCCGCGGGTGTGGATCTCGTTCGGGTCGGCACGGCGGTCCAGCTGCGCGAGGCGGTGCTCAAGGCGGCGCCGGACGCGGACGTCGTGGTGATGGCGGCGGCGGTGGCTGACTTCCGCCCCGAGACATACGCCGCCGGCAAGATCAAGAAGAAGGAAGGCCGGGAGCCCGAGCCCATAGTCCTGGTTCGTAATCCGGACATCCTCGCGGAGATCTCGGCGGACCGTTCGCGCCCGGGTCAGGTGGTCGTCGGCTTCGCCGCCGAGACCGACGACGTCCTCGCCAACGGCCGCGCCAAACTGGCACGCAAGGGGTGCGATCTGCTGGTGGTGAACGAGGTGGGGGAGCGCAAGACCTTCGGCTCCGAGGAGAACGAGGCCGTTGTGCTGGGAGCCGACGGAAGTGAGACGCCGGTGCCGTACGGCCCGAAGGAAGCCTTGGCCGAAATGGTGTGGGACTTGGTTGCGAGCCGCCTGGACTGA
- the rpoZ gene encoding DNA-directed RNA polymerase subunit omega — protein sequence MSSSISAPEGIINPPIDELLEATDSKYSLVIYAAKRARQINAYYSQLGEGLLEYVGPLVDTHVHEKPLSIALREINAGLLTSEAIEGPA from the coding sequence GTGTCCTCTTCCATCTCCGCGCCCGAGGGCATCATCAACCCGCCGATCGACGAGCTCCTCGAGGCCACCGACTCGAAGTACAGCCTCGTGATCTACGCGGCCAAGCGTGCCCGCCAGATCAACGCGTACTACTCGCAGCTCGGCGAGGGCCTCCTCGAGTACGTCGGTCCCCTCGTCGACACCCACGTCCACGAGAAGCCGCTCTCGATCGCCCTGCGCGAGATCAACGCGGGTCTGCTGACGTCCGAGGCCATCGAGGGTCCCGCGTAA
- the gmk gene encoding guanylate kinase, with translation MAATFRGTTPEPPDVRPRLTVLSGPSGVGKSTVVAHMRKAHPEVWLSVSATTRKPRPGEQHGVHYFFVTDEEMDKLIANGELLEWAEFAGNRYGTPRAAVLERLERGEPVLLEIDLQGARQVRETMPEAQLVFLAPPSWEELVRRLTGRGTEPPEVIERRLEAAKIELAAEPEFDVTLVNTSVEDVARELLALMDVV, from the coding sequence ATGGCTGCAACATTCCGGGGGACGACCCCCGAGCCCCCGGACGTACGTCCGCGGCTGACCGTGCTCTCCGGCCCCTCCGGGGTCGGTAAGAGCACGGTCGTCGCCCATATGCGCAAGGCGCACCCCGAGGTCTGGCTCTCGGTGTCGGCGACGACCCGCAAGCCGCGCCCTGGCGAGCAGCACGGAGTCCACTACTTCTTCGTCACCGACGAGGAGATGGACAAGCTGATCGCCAACGGCGAGCTGTTGGAGTGGGCCGAGTTCGCCGGCAACCGCTACGGCACTCCCCGGGCCGCCGTGCTCGAACGCCTGGAGCGGGGCGAGCCCGTCCTGCTGGAGATCGACCTCCAGGGCGCACGGCAGGTCCGCGAGACCATGCCCGAGGCCCAGCTGGTGTTCCTGGCTCCTCCCTCCTGGGAGGAGCTGGTGCGCCGGCTCACCGGGCGGGGTACCGAACCGCCCGAGGTGATCGAGCGCCGCCTGGAGGCGGCCAAGATCGAGCTGGCGGCCGAGCCGGAGTTCGACGTGACCTTGGTCAACACCTCCGTCGAGGACGTGGCCCGCGAGCTGCTAGCCTTGATGGATGTTGTGTGA
- a CDS encoding integration host factor, with product MALPPLTPEQRAAALEKAAAARRERAEVKNRLKHSGASLHEVIKQGQENDVIGKMKVSALLESLPGVGKVRAKQIMERLGISESRRVRGLGSNQIASLEREFGSTGS from the coding sequence GTGGCTCTTCCGCCCCTTACCCCTGAACAGCGCGCAGCCGCGCTCGAAAAGGCCGCCGCGGCTCGCCGGGAGCGGGCCGAGGTCAAGAATCGACTCAAGCACTCCGGCGCCTCCCTGCATGAGGTCATCAAGCAGGGCCAGGAGAACGACGTCATCGGCAAGATGAAGGTCTCCGCCCTGCTTGAGTCCCTGCCGGGCGTGGGCAAGGTCCGCGCCAAGCAGATCATGGAGCGACTCGGCATCTCCGAGAGCCGTCGTGTACGCGGCCTCGGTTCCAACCAGATCGCTTCCCTGGAGCGTGAGTTCGGCAGCACCGGTTCCTGA
- the pyrF gene encoding orotidine-5'-phosphate decarboxylase — MTEPFGARLRRAMDERGPLCVGMDPHASLLTDWGLNDDIAGLERFSRTVVEALADRVAVLKPQSAFFERFGSRGIAVLEKSVQEARAAGALVVMDAKRGDIGSTMAAYAETFLHKDAPLFSDALTVSPYLGYGSLKPAVELARESGAGLFVLALTSNPEGGEVQHAVRGDGRNVGATMLAHLAAENAGEEPMGSFGAVVGATLGDLSSYDLNINGPLLAPGIGAQGATPADLPAVFGAAVRNVVPNVSRGVLRHGPDVVALRDASDRFADGIRVAMVAG; from the coding sequence ATGACTGAGCCTTTCGGTGCGCGGCTGCGCCGCGCCATGGACGAGCGCGGACCGCTGTGCGTCGGCATGGACCCGCACGCCTCCCTGCTCACCGACTGGGGCCTGAACGACGACATCGCGGGCCTGGAGCGCTTCAGCCGCACGGTCGTCGAGGCGCTGGCGGACCGCGTGGCCGTCCTCAAGCCGCAGAGCGCCTTCTTCGAGCGTTTCGGGTCGCGCGGCATCGCCGTACTGGAGAAGTCCGTCCAGGAGGCGCGGGCGGCCGGCGCGCTGGTCGTCATGGACGCCAAGCGCGGCGACATCGGCTCCACCATGGCGGCGTACGCCGAGACCTTCCTGCACAAGGACGCGCCCCTGTTCTCGGACGCGCTGACCGTGTCGCCGTACCTGGGTTACGGCTCGCTGAAGCCCGCCGTGGAGCTGGCGCGCGAGAGCGGAGCCGGACTGTTCGTGCTGGCGCTCACCTCCAATCCGGAGGGCGGCGAGGTGCAGCACGCCGTGCGCGGCGACGGGCGGAACGTCGGAGCGACGATGCTGGCACACCTGGCGGCCGAGAACGCGGGGGAGGAGCCCATGGGCTCCTTCGGGGCCGTCGTCGGCGCCACGCTGGGCGACCTCTCGTCGTACGACCTGAACATCAACGGACCTCTCCTCGCGCCCGGGATCGGCGCACAGGGAGCCACTCCGGCCGATCTCCCGGCGGTCTTCGGGGCTGCCGTGCGCAATGTGGTCCCGAATGTCAGCCGGGGTGTTCTACGTCACGGTCCTGATGTCGTCGCGCTGCGTGACGCCTCGGATCGTTTCGCGGACGGGATCCGGGTCGCGATGGTCGCCGGGTGA